In Micromonospora sp. WMMA1363, a genomic segment contains:
- the dapA gene encoding 4-hydroxy-tetrahydrodipicolinate synthase: protein MTHDHPDTLGRAASRPFGRLLTAMVTPLHPDGSLDLDGAARLANHLVEEQGNDALVVNGTTGESPTTTDAEKEHLIRVVVETVGDRAKVVAGVGTNDTRHTIELAAAAEKAGAHGLLVVTPYYNKPPQAGLLRHFTAVADASGLPVMLYDIPHRAGVPIETETLVRLAEHGRIVAVKDAKGDLTASSWVTSRTSLAFYCGEDSLTLPALAVGAVGVVGTSTHFTGVQTQRMIRAYDAGDTATALALHRRLLPLYTGIFRTQGTILVKAGLAAKGLPAGPVRPPLVDATAGQLAQLRADCAAVGLDLPE, encoded by the coding sequence ATGACGCACGACCACCCTGACACCCTCGGCCGGGCCGCGTCCCGGCCGTTCGGGCGTCTGCTCACGGCCATGGTGACGCCCCTGCACCCCGACGGCTCGCTCGACCTGGACGGGGCGGCCCGGTTGGCGAACCACCTGGTCGAGGAGCAGGGCAACGACGCGCTGGTGGTCAACGGCACCACCGGCGAGTCGCCGACCACCACCGACGCGGAGAAGGAGCACCTGATCCGGGTCGTGGTGGAGACAGTCGGCGACCGCGCGAAGGTCGTGGCCGGGGTCGGCACCAACGACACCCGGCACACCATCGAGCTGGCCGCCGCCGCCGAGAAGGCCGGCGCGCACGGCCTGCTGGTGGTGACCCCGTACTACAACAAGCCGCCGCAGGCGGGCCTGCTGCGGCACTTCACCGCGGTGGCGGACGCGAGCGGGCTGCCGGTGATGCTCTACGACATCCCGCACCGCGCCGGTGTGCCGATCGAGACCGAGACGCTGGTCCGGCTCGCCGAGCACGGCCGGATCGTCGCCGTGAAGGACGCCAAGGGCGACCTGACCGCGTCGAGCTGGGTGACCAGCCGGACGAGCCTCGCCTTCTACTGCGGCGAGGACTCGCTCACGCTGCCCGCCCTGGCCGTGGGCGCGGTCGGGGTGGTCGGCACCTCGACCCACTTCACCGGGGTGCAGACCCAGCGGATGATCCGGGCGTACGACGCGGGTGACACCGCGACGGCGCTCGCCCTGCATCGCCGGCTGCTGCCGCTCTACACCGGCATTTTCCGCACCCAGGGCACGATCCTGGTCAAGGCGGGCCTCGCGGCGAAGGGACTCCCGGCCGGCCCGGTGCGCCCGCCGCTGGTCGACGCCACCGCCGGTCAACTCGCCCAGCTCCGCGCCGACTGCGCGGCGGTCGGGTTGGACCTTCCCGAATGA
- a CDS encoding ribonuclease J has product MTEAHIEAELPPPLPAGGLRIIPLGGLGAIGRNMTVFEYDGKLLIVDCGVLFPDVEQPGVDLILPDFGPILDRLDDVQAIVLTHGHEDHIGAVPYLLAHKPDIPLVGSQFTLSLVEAKLAERRIQPYTLTVREGGRERLGPFECEFFAVNHSIPDALAVAIRTPAGLVLHTGDFKMDQLPLDGRITDLAGFARLGAEGVDLLLSDSTNAEIPGFVTPEREIGPVLDSIFAKARGRIIVASFASHVHRVQQVFDSAVEHGRKVALIGRSMVRNMGIARDLGLLNIPPGLVVGLEEATTMSPEQIVLMSTGSQGEPMSALGRMASGDHRHITIAPGDTVVLASSLVPGNETSVYRVINRLARAGAVVVHKDVAKVHVSGHAPAGELLYLLNVTRPSNLMPVHGEWRHLRAHARLGIESGVAPDRVVLCEDGDVVDLVEGRASLVGHVKSRYVYVDGLAVGDVSESLLTERRILGDGGFIAATVVIDSVTGKVVGGPTVSAKGFSEDPEAFNPVVPLITEALNRAAAEGITDPHQLQQIVRRTVGRWVNDAYRRRPMIVPTVVEV; this is encoded by the coding sequence GTGACCGAGGCGCACATCGAGGCAGAACTGCCGCCGCCGCTGCCGGCGGGTGGACTGCGGATCATTCCGCTCGGCGGGCTCGGTGCCATCGGTCGGAACATGACCGTCTTCGAGTACGACGGAAAGCTACTGATCGTCGACTGCGGGGTGCTCTTCCCGGACGTGGAACAGCCCGGCGTCGACCTGATCCTGCCCGACTTCGGGCCGATCCTGGACCGGCTCGACGACGTGCAGGCGATCGTGCTCACCCACGGTCACGAGGACCATATCGGCGCGGTGCCGTACCTGCTCGCCCACAAGCCGGACATCCCCCTGGTCGGTTCGCAGTTCACCCTCTCCCTGGTGGAGGCGAAGCTCGCCGAGCGGCGGATCCAGCCGTACACGCTGACCGTGCGGGAGGGGGGACGGGAGCGGCTCGGCCCGTTCGAGTGCGAGTTCTTCGCGGTCAACCACTCGATCCCGGACGCGCTCGCCGTCGCCATCCGCACCCCGGCCGGCCTGGTGCTGCACACCGGCGACTTCAAGATGGACCAGCTCCCGCTGGACGGCCGGATCACCGACCTGGCCGGCTTCGCCCGACTCGGTGCCGAGGGCGTCGACCTGCTCCTGTCCGACTCCACCAACGCCGAGATCCCCGGCTTCGTCACGCCCGAGCGGGAGATCGGCCCGGTGCTCGACTCGATCTTCGCCAAGGCCCGCGGTCGGATCATCGTGGCCTCGTTCGCCTCGCACGTGCACCGGGTGCAGCAGGTCTTCGACTCGGCCGTCGAGCATGGGCGCAAGGTGGCTCTGATCGGCCGTTCGATGGTCCGCAACATGGGCATCGCCCGGGATCTGGGCCTGCTGAACATCCCGCCCGGGCTCGTCGTGGGCCTCGAAGAGGCCACCACGATGTCGCCCGAGCAGATCGTGCTGATGTCCACCGGTTCCCAGGGCGAGCCGATGAGCGCCCTCGGCCGGATGGCCAGCGGCGACCACCGGCACATCACCATCGCCCCCGGCGACACGGTCGTGTTGGCCTCCTCGCTGGTGCCGGGTAACGAGACCTCGGTCTACCGGGTGATCAACCGGTTGGCCCGCGCCGGCGCGGTCGTGGTGCACAAGGACGTGGCCAAGGTGCACGTGTCCGGTCACGCTCCCGCCGGGGAGCTGCTCTACCTGCTCAACGTCACGCGTCCGAGCAACCTGATGCCGGTACACGGCGAATGGCGGCACCTGCGTGCCCACGCCCGGCTCGGCATCGAGTCCGGCGTGGCGCCCGACCGGGTGGTGCTCTGCGAGGACGGTGACGTCGTCGACCTCGTCGAGGGCCGGGCCAGCCTGGTCGGGCACGTCAAGAGCCGCTACGTCTACGTCGACGGCCTGGCCGTCGGCGATGTGTCCGAGTCGCTGCTCACCGAGCGCCGGATCCTCGGCGACGGCGGGTTCATCGCCGCCACCGTCGTCATCGACTCGGTCACCGGCAAGGTGGTCGGCGGGCCGACCGTCTCCGCCAAGGGCTTCTCCGAGGATCCGGAGGCGTTCAACCCGGTGGTGCCGCTGATCACCGAGGCGCTCAACCGGGCCGCCGCCGAGGGCATCACCGACCCGCACCAGCTCCAGCAGATCGTCCGGCGCACCGTCGGGCGGTGGGTCAACGACGCGTACCGGCGTCGGCCCATGATCGTCCCGACCGTCGTCGAGGTCTGA
- a CDS encoding S1 family peptidase — MDRRRWAAIGVMVATVGAAAAVTLPSFAGEKTASPGEGATPTNGDLAPEVVDAMRRDLSLTAEQVTTRIRTERWATGMVSELRSELGADYGGSWLGADGRTLNVAVADRAATERVRAAGAVPKLVARGVGELDAYKTRLDRAGGAASDAVSGWYVDVADNALVVLAETGAEEAAWRLVDRTRVPRPAVRVEASAETPRLLFDVRGGDPFIINRAGRCSVGFSVVGGFVTAGHCGQVGARTAGANGIGQGVFRASSFPGDDWAVVQVNNAWTPRPVVNDFNGGTVPVAGAREVPVGASICRSGSTTGARCGVVQARNATVRYAEGTVTGLVRTNVCAERGDSGGAWISGDQAQGVTSGGSGDCTRGGVTFFQPLREILDRNGLTLVTTQNTR, encoded by the coding sequence ATGGACCGCAGACGATGGGCAGCCATCGGCGTGATGGTGGCGACGGTGGGCGCGGCGGCGGCGGTGACGCTGCCCTCGTTCGCCGGGGAGAAGACAGCTTCCCCTGGCGAGGGCGCCACACCAACGAACGGGGACCTCGCGCCGGAGGTGGTCGACGCGATGCGGCGCGACCTGTCCCTCACCGCCGAACAGGTCACGACCCGGATCCGTACCGAGCGTTGGGCGACCGGGATGGTCAGCGAGCTGCGCAGTGAACTCGGCGCCGACTACGGCGGAAGCTGGCTCGGCGCGGACGGCCGGACCCTGAACGTCGCGGTCGCCGACCGGGCGGCGACAGAGCGGGTCCGCGCCGCCGGGGCGGTGCCGAAGCTGGTCGCCCGGGGCGTGGGTGAACTCGACGCGTACAAGACCCGGCTGGACCGGGCCGGCGGCGCGGCGTCCGACGCGGTGTCCGGCTGGTACGTGGACGTCGCCGACAACGCGTTGGTGGTGCTGGCCGAAACCGGTGCGGAGGAGGCCGCCTGGCGGCTGGTCGACCGCACCCGCGTACCCCGGCCGGCGGTGCGGGTGGAGGCCAGCGCGGAGACACCCCGGCTGCTCTTCGACGTCCGGGGCGGTGACCCGTTCATCATCAACCGCGCTGGCCGGTGCTCGGTGGGCTTCTCCGTCGTCGGCGGCTTCGTGACCGCCGGGCACTGCGGCCAGGTGGGCGCCCGGACGGCCGGGGCGAACGGCATCGGCCAGGGGGTCTTCCGGGCCTCGTCGTTCCCCGGCGACGACTGGGCAGTGGTCCAGGTCAACAACGCGTGGACTCCGCGGCCGGTGGTCAACGACTTCAACGGCGGGACGGTGCCGGTTGCCGGCGCGCGGGAGGTGCCGGTCGGCGCGTCGATCTGCCGGTCCGGCTCCACCACCGGCGCCCGGTGCGGCGTCGTCCAGGCCCGCAACGCCACCGTGCGCTACGCGGAGGGAACGGTCACCGGGCTGGTCCGCACCAACGTCTGCGCCGAGCGGGGCGACTCCGGCGGCGCCTGGATCTCCGGTGACCAGGCACAGGGGGTCACCTCCGGCGGATCCGGGGACTGTACCCGGGGCGGTGTCACGTTCTTCCAGCCGCTGCGCGAGATCCTCGACCGCAACGGCCTGACCCTGGTCACGACCCAGAACACGCGGTAG
- the thyX gene encoding FAD-dependent thymidylate synthase codes for MVQPQVKLIAWTHFAAPDDVPWSTDADGGQALAEFAGRACYQSWKKPNPATATNAGYLAHILEVGHLSVLEHGSVSFYFTGVSRSFTHELIRHRHFSYSQLSQRYVPERDAAMVEPAVIAEDPELHKRFVEAAEASVRAYTELLEGLEQRFVDESNPTLRRKRARQAARAVLPNATETRIVVTGNYRAWRHFIAMRATEHADVEIRELAVECLRQLQEVAPNVFNDFVISALPDGTEVAASPHAEMS; via the coding sequence ATGGTGCAGCCCCAGGTCAAGCTCATCGCGTGGACTCATTTCGCGGCCCCGGACGACGTGCCGTGGTCGACCGACGCCGACGGCGGCCAGGCGCTCGCCGAATTCGCCGGCCGGGCCTGCTACCAGAGCTGGAAGAAGCCGAACCCGGCCACCGCGACCAACGCCGGCTACCTCGCCCACATCCTGGAGGTCGGGCACCTCTCCGTGCTGGAGCACGGCTCGGTGAGCTTCTACTTCACCGGGGTGTCCCGGTCGTTCACCCACGAACTCATCCGGCACCGGCACTTTTCATATTCCCAGCTCTCCCAGCGGTACGTGCCGGAGCGGGACGCGGCGATGGTCGAGCCGGCGGTGATCGCCGAGGACCCGGAACTGCACAAGAGGTTCGTCGAGGCGGCCGAGGCGAGCGTCCGCGCGTACACCGAGCTGCTGGAGGGGCTGGAGCAGCGGTTCGTCGACGAGTCGAACCCCACCCTGCGGCGCAAGCGTGCCCGGCAGGCGGCGCGGGCGGTGCTGCCGAACGCCACGGAGACCCGCATCGTGGTCACCGGCAACTACCGGGCGTGGCGGCATTTCATCGCCATGCGCGCCACCGAGCACGCCGACGTGGAGATCCGTGAGCTGGCCGTGGAGTGCCTACGACAGCTCCAGGAGGTCGCCCCGAACGTGTTCAACGACTTCGTCATCTCGGCCTTGCCGGACGGCACCGAGGTGGCGGCCAGCCCGCACGCCGAGATGTCCTGA